The Akkermansia sp. RCC_12PD genome contains the following window.
ATGAATTTGGCGTCTTCCGTTGTCCTCAGTTTGGCCTTGGGGTCTTTCAGCAGGTAATGAGGCAGTCCTCCCAGGTCCCATTCCCCGCAGACGTACGGCCCCGGGCGGAAAAGCACCCACATGCCTTCCTCCTGGCAAAGTTTGAGAAACGCGGCCAAATCCCGGTTGCCGGTCTTGAAATCAAAGCTGCCGTCCGGCTGCTCATGGTCATTCCAGAACACATAAAAGGCGATTGTGTTCAGACCCATGGCCTTGGCAGTCCGGATGCGGTGCCTCCAGTATTCCCTGGGGATCCGCTGGGGATGCATTTCCGCGCCGCGTATCTGGAACGGCTTGCCGTTCAGCATGAATTCCTGGTTATCCTCTCCGCCGAACTTGAAAACGGCAGGGGTTCCCCGCGTGGGAGCGGGTTTCCCCACATTCAGAACGGCTTCAGGACCTCCCCACGCCAGGGCGGCCATTCCGGCTATCAGAGCGACGGCTCCCATGCATCCATGTTGCTTCATCATTCCGGTTTGTTACCTTTTTTGAAGGCGGTTGCCAATTACATTTTCCCTTCCCGTACCGCTGGAGCAAACAAGTTCCGGAATAATGTCATACATTCTGTTTTTTGCACAAAAACCGGAAAAAGTTTGTCTAAACTAATCGAGATGAAAACAATTGTTCTTCTGCGCCATGGGGAAAGCACATGGAACCGGGAAAACAGGTTCACAGGATGGACGGATGTGGACCTGACGGAAAAAGGGGTGCAGGAAGCGTATTATGCGGGCGACCTGCTGAAAGACAAGGGAATGGCTTTTGACCAGGCCTATACGTCCTACCTCAAGCGCGCCGTCAAGACGCTGAACTGCGTTCTGGACCGCCTGAACCAGGACTGGCTGCCGGTTGCCAAAAGCTGGCGGCTGAATGAAAAGCATTACGGCATGCTCCAAGGCCTGAACAAAAGTGAAACGGCTAAAAAATACGGCGACGAACAAGTTCTGGTCTGGCGCCGCAGTTATGACGTGGCGCCTCCTCCCGTGGCGGAAGACGACATGAACAACCCCCGCTGGGACCCGCGCTACAGGGAAGTGCCGGACGACGAACTGCCGCGCACGGAATCCCTGAAATCCACCATTGAGCGCCTGATGCCCTATTGGGAAGGGACCATTTTGAACTCCCTGAAAACATTGGACAACATCCTCGTCGTAGCCCACGGCAATACGCTGCGCGGCATCATCAAGTACCTGAAGCATATTCCCGACGAAAAGCTCCTTTCCCTGAACCTGCCCACGGCCATTCCGTACGTATTCGAATTTGACGACTCGCTGAACCTGCAGAAAGACTATTTCCTGGGAGATCCGGATGAAGTCCGCAGGCGCATGGAAGCCGTCGCCAGCCAGGGGCAGGCGTCCGGAAATACCCCCGCCACCTAACCCATTCCCGACATGACCGACCATCCCTGCCGCATAGCATTCTTCGACGCCAAGTCCTATGACCGGGACTCCTTCAACCCGATCAACGAACGCGAATACCATTACGATATCCGTTATTTCAAGGGGCATCTGAATACGGACAGTGTGCCGCTCACCCGCGGGATGGATGTGGCCTGCATCTTCGTGAACGACACGGCGGGAGAGGAAGTCATCCGTGCATTGAAGGAAAACGGCGTCCGGCTGCTGGCCCTGCGCTGCGCCGGGTTCAACAACGTGGACCTGGAAGCGGCGGAGCGCTACGGACTGCCCGTCGTGCGCGTGCCGCGGTACTCGCCTTACGCCGTGGCGGAACACGCCGTGGCCCTGATGCTGGCGCTGAACCGCAAAATCCACCGCGCCTACTGGCGCACGAGAGATGGGAACTTTTCCCTGCACGGCCTGATGGGATTTGACATGCATGGAAAGACGGCGGGCATCATCGGCACGGGCCAGATCGCCAAAATACTTATCCGCATCCTCAAGGGATTTGGCATGAATATTCTGGCTTATGATCCGTACCCGGACAAACGCTTTGCCGAGGAAACCGGCATCACCTACACCACGCTGGACAACCTGTACACGCGGTCGGACATCATCTCCCTGCACTGTCCGCTCACGCCGGAGACGGAATACCTGATTAATGCCGACTCCATCGGGAAAATGAAGGACGGCGTCATGATCATCAATACGGGGCGCGGCAAGCTGATCCACACTGATATGCTCATAGACGGCCTGAAATCCAAAAAGGTGGGATCCGCCGGGCTGGACGTGTATGAGGAGGAAGGGGAATATTTTTACGAGGATAAATCCGACAAGATCATTGACGACGACACCCTTGCCCGCCTGCTCTCCTTCAACAACGTCATCCTGACCTCCCACCAGGGTTTTTTCACAAAGGAAGCCCTGCACAACATTGCGGAAGTCACCCTCCATAACATCCGGGAATTTCTGGAAGGGAAAACGCTGGAAAATCAGGTGATTCTCAGCCAGTAGCATAAAATTCCCCCCTCTGTCTGGATGTTTTCCGGCCGCTTGCGCGTTTCCGGCTCTTCCTCACGGGGGATTTTACGATTTAGTTAGGCATGGACTATTTCCCATTGACAACTAATGGCATTTAAAGGAGAAAAGGGATACTCCCCCCTACACGATGAAACTGTTTTTTATTCTAACCTCATCCCTTTTTCTCTGCCTCTGGGCGTCCAGGCTAAATTCCCGGTGGAAGGACTGATCAAGACGGCCAGTAGCGGAGCCATTCAGGGCAAAGCCATTCTGATGAAGGCGGAAAACGCGGAACTGGCCGGCAGCAAGCTGGAAAGAATAAACTCCAATAAATTCATTGCCGGCATGGCCAAAAAGGATTCCGGCGCCAGTTGGAAAATCAATGTCCCCAACGATGGGGAATACATTCTTGAAATCTGGTACGTTTTTCCTTGGACGGCAAGCGCTTCCGCACAATATGAACTGCAATGCGGTTCCTCCCCCTCCTTCGTGTGGAAAGTACCGACCAACGGCGGAGGCATCAATGACGGAAGCATTTACCATCCGGGGAGCATGAAGCTCACCAAGGGGAAACAAACCTTTACCATCAGGAAAAAAGGAAGGGACGGCATCTATGTCCGCTACATCCGCCTGATTCCGACAGACATTTTTCCGGTGGTGCAGCCGACGGCGGGAGGAAAAATCATCCTCACTCCGGAGAACTGCTTCATCTCCCACGCACAGGCCAAGGACCTCGGAAAATTCAATGTTTTGTCTCACTTCAGTTCCGTCAGCTGGGACATTGAGACGAAAAAGGGAGGCACGTACACGGTAACGACGGATTACGCCATAGCCGCGCCTGCCTCCACCCTTCTCAAGATAGGTTATTCCGTAAACGGCAACCTGGAGGAATTCACCTTCCCGGGAACGGGCGGCTGGACCAAATTTGCCAAATACTCTCCCGGCGCCATCACCCTGCTGCCGGGGAAATGCACGCTGACCGTGAAGGGAATAACGAGCGGCGCCGAAACAAAATCCATCTTGCTCGTTCCAGAAACCTGAACCAAGATTCCATTCCCCGGCCCATGAGACAAGGGCGCCGGCGTTCTGGGGAGACATGAACACCGCCTAACCCGGGGATGGCAAGGAAGTGTTCCGAAAAAGCCGGACAGACATCGGCCTTGCTCCCACCGGGAAGACGCCGGATACTGGCGGCCAGCATTCATGGAAAAACTGCCGACATCCTCCCGGTCCCTGCGCTACCTGCCTTTTCTGGTGGCATCGGCGTTCTTCATGCAGATGCTGGATGCCACCATCCTGAATACGGCCATTCCTACGATTGCGCGCAGCTTCCACACCCATCCGCTGCAGCTCCATTCCCTGGTCACCGCCTACATGCTGACGGTGTGCGTGCTGATACCGGCCTCCGGATGGGTCTCCGACAAATTGGGGTCGCGCCGCACCTTCCTCTTCGCCATCTCCCTGTTCACGTTCGGCTCCCTGCTCTGCGCCCTTTCCACCTCCGTCGCCATGATGACGGCCTGCCGTGTCGTCCAGGGCATCGGCGGGGCGTTCCTGATGCCTGTGGGGCGTCTGGTCATCCTGCGCTCCTACCCGCGCTCCATGTTCGTCAACGTCCTGAACATCGTGACCATCCCGGCGCTGCTGGGGCCCCTGCTCGGTCCCGTGCTGGGCGGCATCATCGTGCAGTACATCTCCTGGCACTGGATATTCCTGATCAACATTCCCGTGGGACTGGTGGGCCTGTGGGCCACGCGGAAGCTGATGCCGGACCTGAAGGCCGTCAAGGAACAGAAGTTCGACTGGCCGGGATTTCTGTTTTTCTCTGCTTCCGCTCTACTGATCACAATGAGCCTTTCCACGGAGGGAGGGTCCCCGGACAAGACCCGGATGGGGATTCTCCTGACGGCAGGGATTCTTTTCCAGACCGTGTACTGGGTGCTGGCGTTCCGGTCGGAAACGCCGCTTTTTAGCCCCTCCCTGTTCCGTATCCGAAACTTTGCCATCGGCATAGCCGGAAACATCGTCTGCCGCCTGGGCGGGAGCTGCCTGCCTTACCTGATCCCCCTCTTCTTCCAGGTGGTGCTGGGGTATTCCGCCCTTAAATCCGGCATGTCCCTGATTCCTTTGGCCGTGAGCAACCTTCTGGCAAAGACGGTGGCCCCGCGGCTGCTTGGAAAATTCGGCTATCGGAACATCATGGTCATCAATACTTTCACGATCGGGAGCCTGCTGGCGGCTTTCTATTTCATCGGTCCCGGCACTCGTGAATTCACCCTGCTGGCCATGCTCGCCCTGCTGGGAGCAGCCAACTCCATCCAGTTCACCTGCATGAATACCCTGACACTGATTGATCTGCCGAACGCGGACGCCAGCAGCGGGAATTCCCTGCTTTCCATGATCATGCAGTTGTCCATTGCCGTCAGCATCGCAGCGGCTTCCTTGCTGCTGGACTGTTTCGGCGGCCATGCCGCCACTTCCGGGCCTGCCGTGGAATCGGCCTTTCACGCCACGTTCGTCACCATCGGAACGATTGCGGCGGCAAGTTCCTTCATCTTCGCCCTGGTGGACAAGGACAAGGGCAAAACCCGCAAAAAGCGGAAAACCGCATGACGGTGAGCGGAACTTTTCCTTCCGTTCAGGAACAGGAAACCTCCCCGCCCGTTTCAAGGGAACAACACTGGGCAAACTGCGCGCGCGACTCTTCCAGGTCAATCGGCTTCTTGTCCGGTCCCAGGGCCACGTAAACGAGTTCGGCTTCCGTGATCTTGGCCACGTTGTTGCACAGCTTGGTCAGACGCTCCGCATACACCACCACCCTCACCGTCAGGGATGTACGCCCAACCCTGATGATGTCCGTGTAAAAGGAGACCACATCCCCCACCATCACGGGGGCTTCAAAAGTCAGGCTGCTGACGGCCCGCGTCACAATATAGCGGCTCAGCGCATAGCGCATGGCCGTGCTGGCGCCCGCAAGGTCCACCTGGCTCATTACCCAGCCTCCGAACACGTCGCCGTGCTGGTTGGTATCCGCCGGCATGGGTTCCACGCGCAGGGCGGGCATGCGCCCTTCCGGGAGTCTGTTCTCCTCGTATATGGTGTCTTTCATTTTAGGAATTATTATAATTAACAGAAAAATGCTCGTATATTCCCCTCCGGGTGTAAAGAGAAAAAGGAGAAAGCGGGCTTTCCCCCGCAAAAGATCGTTTTCGTAGAATAGGTTCGTCCGGTATTCACAGTCTTTTGGCCGCCATGGGAGATGTGACCGTATTGGTTTGCCGCGTGAAGTATTGCGTCTTATCGGGCTTTTTCCTGCAATGATCTTCTTCCGGAACTTGTCTCACCCTCATGCAACAGGACCACCAGCCCAAGACAAAGGAAGTGGACGGCAAGGAATACCCCGCTTCCGAATTCGCCTATGTGCCTGATCCGGAAAAAACCTTCCACTTGGAAGCTCCCGATTTTTGACGCCCACCATGTAGGGGGCGCCCTGGCCGCCATGACGAG
Protein-coding sequences here:
- the gpmA gene encoding 2,3-diphosphoglycerate-dependent phosphoglycerate mutase, producing the protein MKTIVLLRHGESTWNRENRFTGWTDVDLTEKGVQEAYYAGDLLKDKGMAFDQAYTSYLKRAVKTLNCVLDRLNQDWLPVAKSWRLNEKHYGMLQGLNKSETAKKYGDEQVLVWRRSYDVAPPPVAEDDMNNPRWDPRYREVPDDELPRTESLKSTIERLMPYWEGTILNSLKTLDNILVVAHGNTLRGIIKYLKHIPDEKLLSLNLPTAIPYVFEFDDSLNLQKDYFLGDPDEVRRRMEAVASQGQASGNTPAT
- a CDS encoding 2-hydroxyacid dehydrogenase; the protein is MTDHPCRIAFFDAKSYDRDSFNPINEREYHYDIRYFKGHLNTDSVPLTRGMDVACIFVNDTAGEEVIRALKENGVRLLALRCAGFNNVDLEAAERYGLPVVRVPRYSPYAVAEHAVALMLALNRKIHRAYWRTRDGNFSLHGLMGFDMHGKTAGIIGTGQIAKILIRILKGFGMNILAYDPYPDKRFAEETGITYTTLDNLYTRSDIISLHCPLTPETEYLINADSIGKMKDGVMIINTGRGKLIHTDMLIDGLKSKKVGSAGLDVYEEEGEYFYEDKSDKIIDDDTLARLLSFNNVILTSHQGFFTKEALHNIAEVTLHNIREFLEGKTLENQVILSQ
- a CDS encoding DHA2 family efflux MFS transporter permease subunit, translating into MEKLPTSSRSLRYLPFLVASAFFMQMLDATILNTAIPTIARSFHTHPLQLHSLVTAYMLTVCVLIPASGWVSDKLGSRRTFLFAISLFTFGSLLCALSTSVAMMTACRVVQGIGGAFLMPVGRLVILRSYPRSMFVNVLNIVTIPALLGPLLGPVLGGIIVQYISWHWIFLINIPVGLVGLWATRKLMPDLKAVKEQKFDWPGFLFFSASALLITMSLSTEGGSPDKTRMGILLTAGILFQTVYWVLAFRSETPLFSPSLFRIRNFAIGIAGNIVCRLGGSCLPYLIPLFFQVVLGYSALKSGMSLIPLAVSNLLAKTVAPRLLGKFGYRNIMVINTFTIGSLLAAFYFIGPGTREFTLLAMLALLGAANSIQFTCMNTLTLIDLPNADASSGNSLLSMIMQLSIAVSIAAASLLLDCFGGHAATSGPAVESAFHATFVTIGTIAAASSFIFALVDKDKGKTRKKRKTA
- a CDS encoding acyl-CoA thioesterase, which encodes MKDTIYEENRLPEGRMPALRVEPMPADTNQHGDVFGGWVMSQVDLAGASTAMRYALSRYIVTRAVSSLTFEAPVMVGDVVSFYTDIIRVGRTSLTVRVVVYAERLTKLCNNVAKITEAELVYVALGPDKKPIDLEESRAQFAQCCSLETGGEVSCS